The region GAGGAAGAGGGGCAACCGTTGGCGTTGCATCAGTTGGCCAATGCGCCGCTGATTGGCCTGAGCAGTGCAGACCCGCTGTTTGCCAGGCTGGAAAGTTATCTGCAGGCCGTAGAGCCGCCGCCGCGGATCAGCATTGCCGTACAGACGTATTCGCTGGCTCGCGCGATGGTGGAGTCGGGGGCCGGTCTTGCGGTGATCGACCCGTTTACCGCTCTGGGCGCTTCACGGGCCAGTACGATCATCCGTCCGTTGTCGCCGGCATTGCCCATCACCCTCTACGCATTGACCCGCGCTGATGAACCGCCGCCCCATACCCTTGAAGGGTTGCTGCAGCTGTTCGCTGACAGGGCCTGCGAACAGCTGCAGCGACTGGACAGTTGATTTCATTGCCGCTGCATCTTGCAGCAGCGGCAATGAAGGGTGGTTACATCACTTGGGCAATGCGTACACCACGACTTGATCACCCACCTGGTTCTTCAGGATCGAGTTACCGCCTGCGACAAACGCCACATATTGCCGGCCTTTGTATTCATACACGGCGGGGTTGGCCACTGCAGGCGCCATGACGATGTCGGACCACAGCTCATCACCACTGTCCAGGGCATAGGCGCGGACCTTGGAGTCCATGGATGCGCCAATGAACACCACGCCACCTGCGGTCACCGCTGGCCCGCCGATTGTTGGCGAGCCCATGCTTTCAGGCATGTACCAGCCATACTGCTGCACGGCACCCATCGGGCGACGCCATTTCACATCCCCGGTACGCATGTCGAGTGCGACGATCTCACCAAAAGGCGGTGCCCAGCACGGCATGCCAGCCCAGTTCTGGGCATTCAGCAGCGACATGCCAAACGGTGAGCCGAGTTGCGGGTAGAACCCGTTCTCGTTGCCCGCGGCTTTGGGTTGTTTATCGTAGGACGCACGATCCCAGAGCTTGATCATTTGCACCACGTGCGAGGTATTCACCACGGCGACCTGACTGACCGGGTCAAACGCGACCCCGCCCCATTGCACACCACCGGCACTGTCCGGATAGGCCAGTGCCCCGGCGCCCTTGGTGGAGGGCGGCGTGTACATGCCGTTGTATTCCAGGTCATCCCACATTTTCGAGCACTGACCGAAGCCGACGATATCGGCGATTTTCCAGATGGCCGGCTTTTTCGATTGGTCCATCAATGGCGCAGGTTTGGTCGGGAACGGTTGGGTCGGGGAGTAGACCTCGCCAGCCACATCGCCTTGGGGTACCGGGCGCTCCTCAATCGGCCACACGTCTTCGCCGGTTCGACGATCGACGGTGAACAGAAAGCCCATTTTGGTGGCTTGCACCAGCGCGGCCACTGGTTTGCCATCAACGGTGATATCCATCAGCGTCGGGGCGGAGTTGATGTCGTAGTCCCACACATCATGGTGAACCCACTGACGAGACCAGACGACCTTGCCCGTATTGATATCCAGAGCGGTTGTTGAAGTACCCAATGGGATCGGCTGGGTCCGATTGCCGCCCCAGTAGTTCGGCGAAGGTGAAGAGACCGGGATGTACAACAGTCCCAGCGCCGGGTCATAGGACATTGCTGTCCAGATATTGGCGGTACCGGTTTTTTTGGCTTCCTCATCCGGAATCGGCTTGAACTCCCATTCCAGCTCACCGGTGCGGGCGTTCAAGGCAAACAGCGACCCGGGCGACTCGACTTCATACTCCCAATCCTTGCCGGCCCAGCCGACGATCAACTTGTCGCCGATCACGGTTGGCGGTTGCAGGACTGACAAAGGCCACTTGGCGTTGAGGGTATTCCATTGATTGACATCGACGACGCCATTTTTGCCAAAGCCTTCGCAACGCTTGCCTGTGTCGGCATCGACCGCAAACAACTCGGCAGACATCGTCCCCAGGTAGACCACTTTCTGGCA is a window of Pseudomonas taetrolens DNA encoding:
- a CDS encoding pyrroloquinoline quinone-dependent dehydrogenase, which produces MSGIKKHLLTAPMICILGGLSTANADTSYTVPAPILAQSSISAENAKLPLPNGKEWDSFHGQLSSQKYSPLNQINKDNVGHLTKVWEYFTGDMSTGAGKTPPSVWSATPIFANDTLYVGTPFYRIIALEPETGKEKWSFDTKSPLEALTQPALKSRGVAYWQEKNPQPGVACQKVVYLGTMSAELFAVDADTGKRCEGFGKNGVVDVNQWNTLNAKWPLSVLQPPTVIGDKLIVGWAGKDWEYEVESPGSLFALNARTGELEWEFKPIPDEEAKKTGTANIWTAMSYDPALGLLYIPVSSPSPNYWGGNRTQPIPLGTSTTALDINTGKVVWSRQWVHHDVWDYDINSAPTLMDITVDGKPVAALVQATKMGFLFTVDRRTGEDVWPIEERPVPQGDVAGEVYSPTQPFPTKPAPLMDQSKKPAIWKIADIVGFGQCSKMWDDLEYNGMYTPPSTKGAGALAYPDSAGGVQWGGVAFDPVSQVAVVNTSHVVQMIKLWDRASYDKQPKAAGNENGFYPQLGSPFGMSLLNAQNWAGMPCWAPPFGEIVALDMRTGDVKWRRPMGAVQQYGWYMPESMGSPTIGGPAVTAGGVVFIGASMDSKVRAYALDSGDELWSDIVMAPAVANPAVYEYKGRQYVAFVAGGNSILKNQVGDQVVVYALPK